In Chrysoperla carnea chromosome 2, inChrCarn1.1, whole genome shotgun sequence, the following proteins share a genomic window:
- the LOC123294210 gene encoding protein ECT2 isoform X2 — protein sequence MLYIFDMVKLFHRLVLTSLKALSMADHKLPPLHGARVCFVGFSAEETDHMRDVLTENGGIPVQTDDPSCTHVVMENGKTHLTAQLSDIPTTIPLSYNNNTSYNLQNTENQVATTNLSFDNQFDYTMDQIGQNSPLEPISEEIFTSEHQQKFIENILSNSSIESPLKRKRDSDSDQSFVEPMRLRMTTSPRIMRNIKKRRLSITPRIMEMLKTPMALFTPKRAPSIEDPDDSNSLNSFNLSPTESLESLSISRNYCSTPICNKTQTSVVKAAKEKIFSRKKSKSLRNKKKKNKAAKNKEKNLEPINLYSEYSGPNIIESNLKTKFKPQIDLNITDLDVIAHDRTEDELCTPTMTKAQILTPQTVPRIMVTNNNDAANLNTKVVKKLNLSKRHSICIVESTDRRVLLHSSTSSKSSKSRRSSSLSPPPSSNPSEQSDGTQSQRWRLHHPNHLVVDESAVAERPEITSRALLVKAEWFWASVQNAACIDEKDYMFDDYLESILSPTRRESRSLATPNGAPGGSASGRRKRKRLHGTLGSLVRGTSLSGPGGPESPGLHKRRSSISDAGLLSVSSSFLDCTASPDKSLLDEPEGASGDATTVRKTLSPRQQVFMELVQTESNYVNILNTIMTMFKNHLEKTLLDNEEEALLNNTELKIIFGNLPPIYETHSKMLEELRWASAHWSEDTSIGNIFLKYSADLIKAYPPFVNFFETMKEALIQCDQTKPRFHAFLKVCQTRPECGRQSLQELLIRPVQRLPSISLLLSDIIKHTPKANPDHSALEKALTSIREVITIINEDKRKTEGMVVMFNIHDQIDKCPADLVSSHRNFVTRCEVQQLSDGLSGRGDTLVFFLFTDTLEVCKKPKPKKGSGNSLKSPVTVNGLPPIKSSSSTTNKLPYKHVRLIHLSTIRKVIDIRETEDFHNGFALVCRNNLELNKNNQELKEDLYYFTVLEDEINKTNFLRTLCRQMANTVCQADADSFLACLDAHQLNIKSMDGASGTLSKANLYKLAEKTRMKVGRAFSFNKTPLKRAVSTMMSPFGSNANLTPSSQLAQMRLASCNNINELGGGNAGSPSSTDTLVAPLSVQPTRKAKYSSLNIAALRRL from the exons atgttatatattttcgaTATGGTGAAATTGTTCCATAGGCTTGTTTTAACGTCTCTAAAAGCATTAAGCATG GCTGATCATAAATTACCTCCCCTACATGGTGCAAGAGTATGTTTTGTTGGATTTTCGGCAGAGGAGACGGACCATATGCGAGATGTTCTTACAGAGAATGGTGGTATTCCGGTACAAACTGACGATCCATCGTGTACTCATGTG GTGATGGAAAATGGGAAAACACATTTGACGGCACAATTATCAGATATCCCCACCACAATTCCATTATCATATAACAATAACACATcctataatttacaaaacacTGAAAATCAGGTGGCTACAACAAACTTATcatttgataatcaattcgaTTATACAATGGACCAAATTGGACAGAACAGTCCATTGGAACCAATATCAGAAGAGATATTTACAAGCGAgcatcaacaaaaatttatcgaaaatatcTTATCAAATTCATCGATTGAATCACCGTTGAAACGGAAACGTGACAGTGATAGTGATCAAAGTTTTGTTGAACCGATGCGATTACGTATGACAACATCACCACGAATCATGCGCAAtattaaaaaacgtcgtttaaGTATTACCCCACGTATTATGGAAATGTTAAAAACACCGATGGCACTATTTACGCCAAAACGTGCCCCTTCGATCGAAGATCCCGATGATAGTAATTCATTAAACTCGTTTAATTTATCACCCACTGAAAGTTTAGAAAGTTTGAGTATCAGTCGTAATTATTGTTCAACACCAATTTGTAACAAAACGCAAACTTCAGTCGTAAAAGCGGCAAAAGAGAAAATATTCTctcgaaaaaaatcgaaatcgttacgtaataagaaaaagaaaaataaagcggcgaaaaataaagaaaaaaatctagaaccaattaatttatattctgAATATTCCGGTCCGAATATaattgaaagtaatttaaaaacaaaatttaaaccaCAAATCGATTTAAATATAACGGATTTAGATGTAATTGCGCATGATCGTACAGAAGATGAACTATGTACACCGACAATGACAAAAGCACAAATTTTAACACCACAGACGGTACCACGTATAATGgttacaaataataatgacgcggcaaatttaaatacaaaagttgttaagaaattaaatttatcgaaaCGTCATTCGATATGCATTGTGGAATCCACTGATCGACGTGTTTTATTACATTCATCTACGTCTAGTAAATCCAGTAAATCCCGTCGATCCTCATCATTGAGTCCACCACCTTCTTCTAATCCCAGTGAGCAGTCCGATGGCACGCAATCGCAGCGGTGGCGACTCCATCATCCCAATCACTTG GTCGTTGACGAAAGTGCTGTAGCTGAACGCCCAGAAATCACATCAAGAGCATTGCTGGTAAAAGCTGAGTGGTTTTGGGCATCCGTTCAAAATGCTGCCTGCATCGATGAAAAAGACTACATGTTCGATGAT TATCTAGAATCAATTCTGTCACCAACACGGCGTGAATCACGCTCTTTGGCAACACCAAATGGTGCTCCCGGAGGTTCAGCTAGCGGACGACGGAAACGTAAACGTTTACATGGTACATTGGGTTCACTGGTACGTGGTACAAGTCTCTCAGGTCCTGGGGGACCTGAATCACCTGGTCTGCATAAACGGCGCTCATCTATAAGTGATGCTGGTCTACTAAGTGTATCCAGTTCATTTTTAGACTGCACCGCTTCTCCAGATAAGTCGTTATTGGATGAACCTGAAGGTGCTTCGGGTGATGCAACCACTGTGCGAAAAACGCTTAGTCCTCGGCAGCAAGTGTTTATGGAATTAGTTCAAACGGAATCGAATtatgtgaatattttaaatacaataatgacg atgtttaaaaatcatttagaaaaaaCCTTGTTAGATAATGAGGAAGAAGCCTTATTAAATAACaccgaattaaaaataatattcggaAATCTACCGCCTATTTACGAAACACATAGTAAAATGTTAGAAGAATTACGATGGGCCTCCGCTCATTGGTCCGAAGATACATCGATcggtaacatatttttaaaatactcagcTGATTTAATCAAAGCATATCCAccatttgtcaattttttcgaaacaatGAAAGAAGCTCTTATACAATGTGATCAAACGAAACCACGGTTTCATGCTTTCCTCAAAGTGTGCCAAACAAGACCCGAATGTGGTCGACAAAGCCTTCAAGAGTTATTAATTCGTCCAGTTCAACGATTACCTAGCATAAGTTTACTTTTAAGTGATATTATAAAGCATACGCCCAAAGCAAATCCAGATCATAGTGCTTTAGAAAAAGCATTAACTTCGATACGTGAAGTCATTACGATTATTAACGAAGATAAACGAAAAACTGAAGGAATGGTTGTAATGTTTAATATACATGATCAGATTGATAAGTGCCCAGCTGATTTGGTATCGAGtcatcgaaattttgttacACGATGTGAAGTACAACAGTTATCGGATGGTTTATCAGGTCGAGGAGATACGTTAGTGTTCTTTTTATTCACCGATACGTTAGAAGTATGTAAGAAACCAAAACCGAAAAAAGGATCTGGTAACAGTTTAAAAAGTCCTGTCACAGTAAATGGTCTCCCACCAATCAAATCTTCAAGTTCGACAACAaataaattaccttataaacatgTTCGATTAATACATTTATCAACAATTCGAAAAGTAATCGATATTCGAGAGACGGAAGATTTCCATAATGGATTCGCCTTGGTGTGCcgaaataatttagaattaaataaaaataatcaagaattAAAGGAAgacttatattattttacagttttagaggatgaaataaataaaacaaactttttaaggACTTTATGTCGACAAATGGCGAATACAGTGTGTCAAGCTGATGCCGATTCATTTTTAGCGTGTTTAGATGCACAtcagttaaatattaaaagtatggATGGCGCTAGTGGGACATTATCAAAagctaatttatataaattagcgGAGAAAACTCGTATGAAAGTGGGTAGAGcgtttagttttaataaaacaccGTTAAAAAGAGCTGTTTCGACAATGATGTCACCGTTTGGTAGCAATGCCAATTTAACACCAAGTTCACAACTAGCTCAAATGAGATTAGCaagttgtaataatataaat GAATTAGGAGGTGGAAACGCAGGATCACCTTCATCAACTGATACATTGGTAGCTCCTTTATCCGTTCAACCAACACGAAAAGCCAAATATTCCTCATTAAATATAGCTGCTCTGCGTAggttataa
- the LOC123294210 gene encoding protein ECT2 isoform X1, whose amino-acid sequence MDETNVKNQNPSIDEEDCPKSETVAAAACSSLPQDKRICLIGSVAEDDAVVRAAHTYGVPVLTSETGLEYVSDTSCVTVFVLDTFSGPVFESIHKTPHRILGPIALRQLADEKEPLPNNTRPLYNISMRGVILCFTGFKKKDDLIKLIPLIHHMGGSVRKDTSLNVTHLIANCCGGEKYQYACTFRLPIMSPKWVLDAWENRNDMTLRVTQDKFLADHKLPPLHGARVCFVGFSAEETDHMRDVLTENGGIPVQTDDPSCTHVVMENGKTHLTAQLSDIPTTIPLSYNNNTSYNLQNTENQVATTNLSFDNQFDYTMDQIGQNSPLEPISEEIFTSEHQQKFIENILSNSSIESPLKRKRDSDSDQSFVEPMRLRMTTSPRIMRNIKKRRLSITPRIMEMLKTPMALFTPKRAPSIEDPDDSNSLNSFNLSPTESLESLSISRNYCSTPICNKTQTSVVKAAKEKIFSRKKSKSLRNKKKKNKAAKNKEKNLEPINLYSEYSGPNIIESNLKTKFKPQIDLNITDLDVIAHDRTEDELCTPTMTKAQILTPQTVPRIMVTNNNDAANLNTKVVKKLNLSKRHSICIVESTDRRVLLHSSTSSKSSKSRRSSSLSPPPSSNPSEQSDGTQSQRWRLHHPNHLVVDESAVAERPEITSRALLVKAEWFWASVQNAACIDEKDYMFDDYLESILSPTRRESRSLATPNGAPGGSASGRRKRKRLHGTLGSLVRGTSLSGPGGPESPGLHKRRSSISDAGLLSVSSSFLDCTASPDKSLLDEPEGASGDATTVRKTLSPRQQVFMELVQTESNYVNILNTIMTMFKNHLEKTLLDNEEEALLNNTELKIIFGNLPPIYETHSKMLEELRWASAHWSEDTSIGNIFLKYSADLIKAYPPFVNFFETMKEALIQCDQTKPRFHAFLKVCQTRPECGRQSLQELLIRPVQRLPSISLLLSDIIKHTPKANPDHSALEKALTSIREVITIINEDKRKTEGMVVMFNIHDQIDKCPADLVSSHRNFVTRCEVQQLSDGLSGRGDTLVFFLFTDTLEVCKKPKPKKGSGNSLKSPVTVNGLPPIKSSSSTTNKLPYKHVRLIHLSTIRKVIDIRETEDFHNGFALVCRNNLELNKNNQELKEDLYYFTVLEDEINKTNFLRTLCRQMANTVCQADADSFLACLDAHQLNIKSMDGASGTLSKANLYKLAEKTRMKVGRAFSFNKTPLKRAVSTMMSPFGSNANLTPSSQLAQMRLASCNNINELGGGNAGSPSSTDTLVAPLSVQPTRKAKYSSLNIAALRRL is encoded by the exons ATGGATGAGACAAACGTTAAAAATCAGAATCCAAGTATTGATGAAGAGGATTGCCCAAAATCTGAAA ccGTCGCAGCTGCAGCATGCTCTTCCCTGCCCCAAGATAAACGAATATGCTTAATTGGAAGTGTCGCTGAAGATGATGCAGTCGTTCGTGCTGCGCACACTTATGGAGTTCCAGTCCTAACGTCCGAAACAGGATTGGAATATGTATCAGACACATCATGTGTTACCGTATTTGTATTGGATACATTCAGTGGTCCAGTATTCGAATCTATACATAAAACACCACATCGAATACTTGGACCAATTGCATTGAGGCAGCTAGCTGATGAAAAAGAGCCCTTACCGAACAATACTCGACCCTTGTATAATATTTCAATGCGTGgtgttattttatgttttactgGATTCAAGAAAAAAGATGACTTG ATAAAATTAATCCCTTTGATCCATCATATGGGTGGATCTGTACGAAAAGacacaagtttaaatgtaacacATTTAATTGCGAACTGTTGCGGTGGTGAGAAATATCAATATGCGTGTACATTTCGTTTACCAATTATGTCACCAAAATGGGTACTGGATGCCTGGGAGAATCGGAATGATATGACTTTACGAGTAACGCAAGATAAATTTTTG GCTGATCATAAATTACCTCCCCTACATGGTGCAAGAGTATGTTTTGTTGGATTTTCGGCAGAGGAGACGGACCATATGCGAGATGTTCTTACAGAGAATGGTGGTATTCCGGTACAAACTGACGATCCATCGTGTACTCATGTG GTGATGGAAAATGGGAAAACACATTTGACGGCACAATTATCAGATATCCCCACCACAATTCCATTATCATATAACAATAACACATcctataatttacaaaacacTGAAAATCAGGTGGCTACAACAAACTTATcatttgataatcaattcgaTTATACAATGGACCAAATTGGACAGAACAGTCCATTGGAACCAATATCAGAAGAGATATTTACAAGCGAgcatcaacaaaaatttatcgaaaatatcTTATCAAATTCATCGATTGAATCACCGTTGAAACGGAAACGTGACAGTGATAGTGATCAAAGTTTTGTTGAACCGATGCGATTACGTATGACAACATCACCACGAATCATGCGCAAtattaaaaaacgtcgtttaaGTATTACCCCACGTATTATGGAAATGTTAAAAACACCGATGGCACTATTTACGCCAAAACGTGCCCCTTCGATCGAAGATCCCGATGATAGTAATTCATTAAACTCGTTTAATTTATCACCCACTGAAAGTTTAGAAAGTTTGAGTATCAGTCGTAATTATTGTTCAACACCAATTTGTAACAAAACGCAAACTTCAGTCGTAAAAGCGGCAAAAGAGAAAATATTCTctcgaaaaaaatcgaaatcgttacgtaataagaaaaagaaaaataaagcggcgaaaaataaagaaaaaaatctagaaccaattaatttatattctgAATATTCCGGTCCGAATATaattgaaagtaatttaaaaacaaaatttaaaccaCAAATCGATTTAAATATAACGGATTTAGATGTAATTGCGCATGATCGTACAGAAGATGAACTATGTACACCGACAATGACAAAAGCACAAATTTTAACACCACAGACGGTACCACGTATAATGgttacaaataataatgacgcggcaaatttaaatacaaaagttgttaagaaattaaatttatcgaaaCGTCATTCGATATGCATTGTGGAATCCACTGATCGACGTGTTTTATTACATTCATCTACGTCTAGTAAATCCAGTAAATCCCGTCGATCCTCATCATTGAGTCCACCACCTTCTTCTAATCCCAGTGAGCAGTCCGATGGCACGCAATCGCAGCGGTGGCGACTCCATCATCCCAATCACTTG GTCGTTGACGAAAGTGCTGTAGCTGAACGCCCAGAAATCACATCAAGAGCATTGCTGGTAAAAGCTGAGTGGTTTTGGGCATCCGTTCAAAATGCTGCCTGCATCGATGAAAAAGACTACATGTTCGATGAT TATCTAGAATCAATTCTGTCACCAACACGGCGTGAATCACGCTCTTTGGCAACACCAAATGGTGCTCCCGGAGGTTCAGCTAGCGGACGACGGAAACGTAAACGTTTACATGGTACATTGGGTTCACTGGTACGTGGTACAAGTCTCTCAGGTCCTGGGGGACCTGAATCACCTGGTCTGCATAAACGGCGCTCATCTATAAGTGATGCTGGTCTACTAAGTGTATCCAGTTCATTTTTAGACTGCACCGCTTCTCCAGATAAGTCGTTATTGGATGAACCTGAAGGTGCTTCGGGTGATGCAACCACTGTGCGAAAAACGCTTAGTCCTCGGCAGCAAGTGTTTATGGAATTAGTTCAAACGGAATCGAATtatgtgaatattttaaatacaataatgacg atgtttaaaaatcatttagaaaaaaCCTTGTTAGATAATGAGGAAGAAGCCTTATTAAATAACaccgaattaaaaataatattcggaAATCTACCGCCTATTTACGAAACACATAGTAAAATGTTAGAAGAATTACGATGGGCCTCCGCTCATTGGTCCGAAGATACATCGATcggtaacatatttttaaaatactcagcTGATTTAATCAAAGCATATCCAccatttgtcaattttttcgaaacaatGAAAGAAGCTCTTATACAATGTGATCAAACGAAACCACGGTTTCATGCTTTCCTCAAAGTGTGCCAAACAAGACCCGAATGTGGTCGACAAAGCCTTCAAGAGTTATTAATTCGTCCAGTTCAACGATTACCTAGCATAAGTTTACTTTTAAGTGATATTATAAAGCATACGCCCAAAGCAAATCCAGATCATAGTGCTTTAGAAAAAGCATTAACTTCGATACGTGAAGTCATTACGATTATTAACGAAGATAAACGAAAAACTGAAGGAATGGTTGTAATGTTTAATATACATGATCAGATTGATAAGTGCCCAGCTGATTTGGTATCGAGtcatcgaaattttgttacACGATGTGAAGTACAACAGTTATCGGATGGTTTATCAGGTCGAGGAGATACGTTAGTGTTCTTTTTATTCACCGATACGTTAGAAGTATGTAAGAAACCAAAACCGAAAAAAGGATCTGGTAACAGTTTAAAAAGTCCTGTCACAGTAAATGGTCTCCCACCAATCAAATCTTCAAGTTCGACAACAaataaattaccttataaacatgTTCGATTAATACATTTATCAACAATTCGAAAAGTAATCGATATTCGAGAGACGGAAGATTTCCATAATGGATTCGCCTTGGTGTGCcgaaataatttagaattaaataaaaataatcaagaattAAAGGAAgacttatattattttacagttttagaggatgaaataaataaaacaaactttttaaggACTTTATGTCGACAAATGGCGAATACAGTGTGTCAAGCTGATGCCGATTCATTTTTAGCGTGTTTAGATGCACAtcagttaaatattaaaagtatggATGGCGCTAGTGGGACATTATCAAAagctaatttatataaattagcgGAGAAAACTCGTATGAAAGTGGGTAGAGcgtttagttttaataaaacaccGTTAAAAAGAGCTGTTTCGACAATGATGTCACCGTTTGGTAGCAATGCCAATTTAACACCAAGTTCACAACTAGCTCAAATGAGATTAGCaagttgtaataatataaat GAATTAGGAGGTGGAAACGCAGGATCACCTTCATCAACTGATACATTGGTAGCTCCTTTATCCGTTCAACCAACACGAAAAGCCAAATATTCCTCATTAAATATAGCTGCTCTGCGTAggttataa
- the LOC123291461 gene encoding alpha-(1,6)-fucosyltransferase, with product MYKDLVNLAEVDGYQSWREKEFEKLSNLIQRRLEYLQNPADCHKAKKVVCNLNKGCGYGCQLHHLVFCLTMAYGTERTLILQSKGWRYNKAGWDEIFQPVSNSCSTYHYDTSIVEQWPGENDPEIIHLSIIDNLIPTPEYVPPAIPEDISARLIRLHGDPIVWWVGQMLKYLLRPQQSLAEKLQQATRNLNFKSPIVGIHVRRTDKIGTEAAFHSIEEYMSHVNDYYDRLELMMSTQNQQLDQRRVYIATDDPKVITAAKRQYPQYEIIGDTNIAKIAAVSTRYTERSLFGIILDIYFLSKSDFIVCTFSSQVCRVAYELMQTYGLDATNKFRSLDDIYYFGGGKPHIKIAHMKHMVDSTTYYTNEAGGAAPIMHTVAGEINLEIGDKIHIAGNHWNGYSKGKNLRTNQMGLFPSFKVDDQILTARFPTYPYVSNLTNTPKIRSKIFN from the exons ATGTATAAAGATTTAGTGAATTTAGCTGAAGTTGATGGATATCAATCGTGGCGtgaaaaagaatttgaaaaattgagtaATTTAATTCAACGTCGAttagaatatttacaaaatcctGCTGATTGTCATAAAGCGAAAAAAGttgtatgtaatttaaataaa ggatgtGGTTATGGGTGCCAACTTCATCATCTAGTATTCTGCCTAACAATGGCATACGGTACCGAACGTACACTTATATTACAATCAAAAGGTTGGCGTTACAATAAAGCCGGTTGGGATGAAATCTTTCAGCCCGTTAGTAATTCATGCTCCACATATCATTATGATACATCCATTGTAGAACAATGGCCTGGTGAAAATGATCCAGAAATTATACATTTatcaattattgataatttaataccAACACCGGAATATGTTCCACCAGCAATACCTGAGGATATTTCAGCACGTTTAATTCGTTTGCATGGTGATCCGATTGTATGGTGGGTTGgacaaatgttaaaatatttattgaggcCACAGCAAAGTTTAGCGGAGAAACTTCAACAAGCaactagaaatttaaattttaaatcgccTATTGTTGG TATTCATGTACGACGTACCGATAAAATTGGTACAGAGGCAGCATTCCATTCGATTGAAGAATATATGTCACATGTGAATGATTACTATGATCGATTAGAATTAATGATGTCAACACAGAATCAACAATTGGATCAACGACGTGTATATATTGCAACCGATGATCCAAAAGTGATTACAGCTGCAAAACGACAATATCCACAATATGAGATTATTGGTGAtacaaatattgcaaaaatagcAGCTGTTAGTACACGTTACACGGAACGTTCATTATTTGGTATCATTCTggatatatactttttatccAAATCCGATTTTATTGTTTGTACATTTTCATCGCAA GTATGTCGTGTTGCATATGAATTAATGCAAACATACGGTTTAGATGCAACTAATAAATTTCGTTCGTTAgatgacatttattattttggcGGTGGTAAACCACATATAAAAATCGCTCATATGAAACATATGGTCGATTCGACAACATATTACACAAACGAAGCAGGGGGTGCAGCACCCATTATGCATACAGTAGCTGGTGAAATAAATTTAGAGATCGGTGATAAAATTCATATAGCTGGTAATCATTGGAATGGTTACAGTAAGGGTAAAAATTTACGTACAAATCAAATGGGATTGTTTCCATCATTTAAAGTTGACGATCAAATATTAACGGCTAGATTTCCAACATATCCATATGTATCCAATTTAACCAATACCCCaaaaatacgttcaaaaatatttaattaa